A stretch of Flavobacterium sp. N1994 DNA encodes these proteins:
- a CDS encoding T9SS type A sorting domain-containing protein, producing MKNSTLFSIETRFKNRFYCCCESLKGNFKFLLVFLLFMGSFSQGVSAQGTLVPACNLIGPLEGCAVANSLDTSGDITINIVVARSGLPNLLDPQHNLNFAYSFPSNSSGAFIRTYGNVVYDPIANKTTQSLQVFPGTTTAEFNLQLDVTNSTSSPHTFCECSKSVSISKVAATSSYSPILCYGQLSTLTAVGSFSDVGTYTYTLLPSGPSNSTGIFPNLPGSVSGITYIVDVMSAEGCETTTSQTITQPAFNPVILSCPQTTTITACQTQDAVNTAFNNWLNSFSYTGGTNPSLIRNPLQPSAPLACGGATSVTWTVTDQCGQQQTCTSTFTVPVPPTVNVTKPQDSVTGACTYANQDAANAAFTTWLAGFTVSGGCSPIGSYGQPQAPAYCGGATTVTYTVSDKCYQSTTHTATFTITPAPAVNVIKPQDSVTGVCTYANQDAANAAFTTWLAGFTVSGGCSPVGSYGQPQAPAYCGGATTVTYTVSDKCYQTTTHTATFTITPAPAVNVTSAQDSSTGACTYVNQDAANAAFARWLSGFAVSGGCSPSGSFGEGTPSAPAYCGGSTTVTYTVSDKCYQPTRHTATFTITPAPAVNVIKPQDSVTGACTYANQDAANAAFTTWLAGFTVSGGCSPVGSYGQPQAPAYCGGATTVTYTVSDKCYQSTSHTATFTITPAPAVNVTSAQDSTTGACSYANQDAANAAFATWLSGFTVSGGCSPVGSFGEGTPSAPAYCGGATTVTYTVSDKCYQSTSHTATFTITPAPAVNVTSAQDSTTGACSYANQDAANAAFATWLSGFTVSGGCSPIGSYGQPQAPAYCGGATTVTYTVSDKCYQSTSHTATFTITPAPAVNVTSAQDSTTGACIYANQDAANAAFATWLAGFTVSGGCSPIGSYGQPQAPAYCGGSTTVTYRVSDKCYQSTSHTATFTITPAPAVNVTSAQDSTTGACSYANQDAANAAFATWLSGFTVSGGCSPVGSFGEGTPSAPAYCGGATTVTYRVTDKCYQTTTHTATFTITPAPAVNVTSAQDSTSGACSYANQDAANAAFATWLSGFTVSGGCLPVGSFGEVTPSAPAYCGGATTVTYTVSDKCYQTTTHTATFTITPAPAVNVTSAQDSTSGACTYANQDAANAAFATWLSGFTVSGGCSPIGSYGQPQAPAYCGGATTVTYRVTDKCYQSTSHTATFTITPAPAVNVTSAQDSTSGACTYANQDAANAAFATWLAGFTVSGGCSPVGSYGQPQAPAYCGGATTVTYTVSDKCYQNTTHSATFTITPAPAVLVNTPSNSITPATNYADQDAANAAFATWLAGFTVSGGCSPVGSYGQPQAPLYCGGSTTVTYTVSDKCYEPTIHIATFTITPVTPATINTPNDSLTGACTYADQDAANAAFNAWLAHFSVSAGINPSGSFGEGQPQAPAYCGGSTTVTYTVTDRCHEPVVIVRTFTITPAPTVNVTTPDNSTTNACSYANQDAANAAFATWLSGFTVSGGCSPVGVLGVIGTTQSIPTAPAYCGGSTTVTYTVSDKCYQSTRHSATFTITPAPAVNVTSAQDSSTGACTYANQDAANAAFATWLSGFTVSGGCSPSGSFGEGTPSAPAYCGGATTVTYTVSDKCYQSTSHTATFTITPAPAVNVTSAQDSSTGACTYANQDAANAAFATWLAGFTVSGGCSPSGSFGEGTPSAPAYCGGATTVTYTVSDKCYQSTRHTATFTITPAPAVNVTSAQDSTTGACSYANQDAANAAFATWLAGFTVSGGCSPIGSFGEGTPSAPAYCGGATTVTYTVSDKCYQTTTHSATFTITPAPAVNVTSAQDSVTSACNYANQDAANAAFATWLSGFTVSGGCSPVGSFGEGTPQAPAHCGGATTVTYTVSDKCYQTTTHTATFTISQPAPVVINAASNVTYSSCAYANQDALNAAFNTWLNGLSVSGGCSPVGTVQGHPTAPSLCSGGSVCVTYNVTDKCYSGSVTIKFTITPAPAVNVTSAQDSSTGACTYANQDAANAAFATWLSGFTVSGGCSPVGSFGEGTPSAPAYCGGATTVTYTVSDKCYQTTTHTATFTITPAPAVNVTSAQDSSTGACTYANQDAANAAFATWLAGFTVSGGCSPSGSFGEGTPSAPAYCGGATTVTYTVSDKCYQSTSHTATFTITPAPAVNVTSAQDSTTGACSYANQDAANAAFATWLSGFTVSGGCSPVGSFGEGTPSAPAYCGGATTVTYTVSDKCYQSTTRTATFTITPATPVVFNCGTNVTVPACSTQAQVNAAYASFLASVTASGGCTNGSITNNAPTTAPSACGGSVNVTWTYNVIGCGTSQSCTKTFTVAAPAPVVINCGNVVTLPACSTQAQLNAAWSAFLASTTATGGCNGVLTRSACSAPALCGGYVDVTWTYTVSTCGQQSGCGSNSNSVHCTRRFTVAAPAPVAISCGTNVTVPACSTQAEVTAAWNSFLASTTATGGCSGVLTNNGTTPPSLCGGYKDVTWTYTVGSCGQQSGCGSSNTVSCTKRFTVSAPAPVVFNCGNNVTVPACSTQSQLAAAWNSFLTSTTASGGCNGVLTRTQATMPSLCGGYVDVTWTYTVGSCGTTATSCGAPATSSNGVYTCTKRFTVAASSPVVFNCGTDVTVLACSTAAQVTTAWNAFLASTTASGGCNGVLTRSTCTMPSACGGYVDVTWTYTAGSCGGTPTTQSCTKRFTVAAPSQVVFNCGNNVTVPACSTAAQVTAAWNSFLSSTTASGGCNGVLTRSSCSAPSTCGGYVDVTWTYTVSVCGQQSGCGSSNTNSVSCTKRFTVEAAPAATLNCGNNVTVPSCSTQAQVNTAWTSFLASTTVSGGCSAGTLTNNAPSTPPAACGGYVDVTWTYRTNSTCGQTVTCGGQTSTTGTQTCTKRFTVQAATPATLNCASDVRVPSCSTQAQVNAAWASFLASTTVSGGCSTGTLTNNAPSTPPASCGGYVDVTWTYRTNSTCGQPVTCGGQTSTTGTQTCTKRFTVEAATAATLNCASDVTVPSCSSQAQINAAWASFLASTTVSGGCSSGTLTNNAPANAPSACGGYVDVTWTYRTNSTCSQPVTCGGQTSTTGTQTCTKRFTVAAAPAVTFNCGNNVTVPSCSTQTQVNCAWNSFLASTTVSGGCSTGTLTNNAPSTPPSACGGYVDVTWTYTAGSSACGQTITCGGQTTTASTYTCTKRFTVAAAPAVTFNCGNNVTVPACSTQAQVNCAWTSFLASTTVSGGCSSGTLTNNAPSCAPSACGGYVDVTWTYRTNNTCGQAITCGGQTSQATVYTCTKRFTVVAGGAVDVAGPCNVSYPATNYSSQYAVNCAFANWLAQFTTVSSGCGATAVFSGDCRVAPSWTYGGTVRVVYSITGNCNSDSVCATFTITRGSTCAKATNDNLTTTMTAKAYPNPFSSSFNLDVTTSSVDKVAVTIYDMTGKLIEQREVNADEVSGLQVGERFPAGVYNVIVSQGTEVKTLRVIKR from the coding sequence ATGAAAAATTCAACTTTATTCAGTATAGAAACAAGATTTAAAAATCGTTTCTATTGTTGTTGCGAAAGTCTTAAAGGAAATTTCAAATTTCTTTTGGTTTTCCTACTATTTATGGGTTCCTTTTCTCAAGGAGTTTCTGCACAAGGAACATTAGTGCCTGCTTGTAATCTTATCGGACCACTTGAAGGTTGTGCAGTAGCTAATTCTTTAGACACTTCAGGCGATATCACAATTAATATTGTGGTAGCAAGAAGTGGATTGCCAAATCTTTTAGATCCACAGCATAATTTAAATTTTGCGTATTCATTTCCTTCTAATAGTTCTGGAGCTTTTATCAGAACTTATGGGAATGTAGTATATGATCCAATTGCAAATAAAACTACACAATCGTTACAGGTTTTTCCTGGTACTACTACTGCAGAGTTTAATTTACAATTAGACGTAACTAATTCAACAAGTTCTCCTCATACATTTTGTGAGTGTAGTAAATCAGTTTCGATATCGAAAGTGGCTGCTACTTCTTCTTACAGTCCAATCTTATGTTACGGACAATTATCAACTCTTACAGCAGTAGGTTCATTCTCTGATGTTGGAACTTACACCTATACTCTTTTACCGAGTGGACCTTCTAATTCAACAGGTATATTTCCTAATTTACCAGGAAGTGTATCTGGTATCACATATATTGTAGATGTTATGTCAGCTGAAGGATGTGAAACAACAACTTCACAAACAATTACACAACCAGCATTTAATCCAGTTATTTTGAGTTGTCCTCAAACAACAACAATTACAGCATGTCAAACTCAAGACGCAGTTAATACGGCATTTAATAATTGGTTAAATTCATTCAGCTATACAGGAGGTACAAATCCTTCTTTAATTAGAAATCCTTTGCAACCATCTGCACCTTTAGCATGTGGTGGAGCTACTTCAGTTACTTGGACGGTTACTGATCAATGTGGTCAACAACAAACTTGTACAAGTACATTTACAGTTCCTGTACCACCAACTGTTAATGTAACAAAACCACAAGACAGTGTAACAGGAGCATGTACTTATGCCAATCAAGATGCAGCCAATGCAGCATTCACTACATGGTTAGCAGGATTTACAGTAAGTGGAGGATGTTCTCCAATAGGAAGTTATGGACAACCACAAGCTCCAGCATATTGTGGAGGAGCAACAACAGTTACTTATACAGTATCTGATAAATGTTACCAGTCAACTACACATACAGCAACCTTTACTATCACACCAGCACCAGCTGTTAATGTTATAAAACCACAAGACAGTGTAACAGGTGTATGTACCTATGCAAATCAAGATGCAGCCAATGCAGCATTCACTACATGGTTAGCAGGATTTACAGTAAGTGGAGGATGTTCGCCAGTAGGAAGTTATGGACAACCACAAGCACCAGCTTATTGTGGAGGAGCAACAACAGTTACATATACAGTATCTGATAAATGTTACCAAACCACTACTCATACAGCTACGTTTACTATTACACCAGCACCAGCAGTTAATGTGACAAGTGCACAAGACAGTTCAACTGGAGCTTGTACCTATGTTAATCAAGATGCAGCCAATGCAGCATTCGCTAGATGGTTATCAGGATTTGCAGTAAGTGGAGGATGTTCACCATCAGGAAGCTTTGGAGAAGGAACACCTTCTGCACCAGCTTATTGTGGAGGATCAACTACAGTTACTTATACAGTATCTGATAAATGTTATCAACCAACTAGACATACAGCTACGTTTACTATTACACCAGCACCAGCTGTTAATGTTATAAAACCACAAGACAGTGTAACAGGTGCATGTACCTATGCAAATCAAGATGCAGCCAATGCAGCATTCACTACATGGTTAGCAGGATTTACAGTAAGTGGAGGATGTTCGCCAGTAGGAAGTTATGGACAACCACAAGCACCAGCTTATTGTGGAGGAGCAACAACAGTTACATATACAGTATCTGATAAATGTTACCAATCAACTTCTCATACAGCTACGTTTACTATTACACCAGCACCAGCAGTTAATGTGACAAGTGCACAAGACAGTACAACCGGAGCATGTTCTTATGCCAATCAAGATGCAGCCAATGCAGCATTCGCTACATGGTTATCAGGATTTACAGTAAGTGGAGGATGTTCACCAGTAGGAAGCTTTGGAGAAGGAACACCTTCTGCACCAGCATATTGTGGAGGAGCAACAACAGTTACTTATACAGTATCTGATAAATGTTACCAATCAACTTCTCATACAGCTACGTTTACTATTACACCAGCACCAGCAGTTAATGTGACAAGTGCACAAGACAGTACAACTGGAGCATGTTCTTATGCCAATCAAGATGCAGCCAATGCAGCATTCGCTACATGGTTATCAGGATTTACAGTAAGTGGAGGATGTTCACCAATAGGAAGTTATGGACAACCACAAGCACCAGCTTATTGTGGAGGAGCAACAACAGTTACTTATACAGTATCTGATAAATGTTACCAATCAACTTCTCATACAGCTACGTTTACTATTACACCAGCACCAGCTGTTAATGTGACAAGCGCACAAGACAGTACAACTGGAGCATGTATTTATGCCAATCAAGATGCAGCCAATGCAGCATTCGCTACATGGTTAGCAGGATTTACAGTAAGTGGAGGATGTTCACCAATAGGAAGTTATGGACAACCACAAGCACCAGCTTATTGTGGAGGGTCAACAACAGTTACTTATAGAGTTAGTGATAAATGTTACCAATCAACTTCTCATACAGCTACGTTTACTATTACACCAGCACCAGCAGTTAATGTGACAAGTGCACAAGACAGTACAACCGGAGCATGTTCTTATGCCAATCAAGATGCAGCCAATGCAGCATTCGCTACATGGTTATCAGGATTTACAGTAAGTGGAGGATGTTCACCAGTAGGAAGCTTTGGAGAAGGAACACCTTCTGCACCGGCATATTGTGGAGGAGCAACAACAGTTACTTATAGAGTTACTGATAAATGTTACCAAACCACTACTCATACAGCTACGTTTACTATTACACCAGCACCAGCAGTTAATGTGACAAGTGCACAAGACAGTACAAGTGGAGCTTGTAGTTATGCAAATCAAGATGCAGCTAATGCAGCATTCGCTACATGGTTATCTGGGTTTACAGTAAGTGGAGGATGTTTGCCAGTGGGAAGCTTTGGAGAGGTAACGCCTTCTGCGCCAGCATATTGTGGAGGAGCAACAACAGTTACTTATACAGTATCTGATAAATGTTACCAAACCACTACACATACAGCTACGTTTACTATTACACCAGCACCAGCTGTTAATGTGACAAGCGCACAAGACAGCACAAGTGGAGCATGTACTTATGCAAATCAAGATGCAGCCAATGCAGCATTCGCTACATGGTTATCAGGATTTACAGTAAGTGGAGGATGTTCACCAATAGGAAGTTATGGACAACCACAAGCACCAGCATATTGTGGAGGAGCAACAACAGTTACTTATAGAGTTACTGATAAATGTTACCAATCAACTTCTCATACAGCTACATTTACTATTACACCAGCACCAGCTGTAAATGTGACAAGTGCACAAGACAGTACAAGTGGAGCATGTACTTATGCCAATCAAGATGCAGCTAATGCAGCATTTGCTACATGGTTAGCAGGATTTACAGTAAGTGGAGGATGTTCACCAGTGGGAAGTTATGGACAACCACAAGCACCAGCTTATTGTGGAGGAGCGACAACAGTTACTTATACAGTATCTGATAAATGTTACCAAAACACTACTCATTCAGCTACGTTTACTATTACACCAGCACCAGCTGTTTTAGTTAATACACCTTCAAATAGTATAACTCCCGCTACTAATTATGCAGATCAAGACGCAGCAAACGCAGCATTTGCTACATGGTTAGCAGGATTTACAGTAAGTGGAGGATGTTCACCAGTGGGAAGTTATGGACAGCCACAAGCACCATTATATTGTGGAGGGTCAACAACGGTTACTTATACAGTATCAGATAAATGTTATGAACCAACAATTCATATCGCTACGTTTACGATTACACCAGTAACACCAGCAACTATTAATACACCAAATGACAGTTTAACAGGAGCTTGTACTTATGCAGATCAAGATGCCGCAAATGCAGCATTCAATGCATGGTTAGCTCATTTTAGTGTAAGCGCAGGTATTAACCCATCAGGAAGTTTTGGAGAGGGACAACCACAAGCACCAGCTTATTGTGGAGGATCAACTACAGTTACTTATACCGTAACTGATAGATGTCATGAGCCAGTTGTAATTGTAAGAACCTTTACTATTACTCCAGCACCAACTGTTAATGTGACAACACCAGATAATAGTACTACAAATGCTTGTAGTTATGCCAATCAAGATGCAGCCAATGCAGCATTCGCTACATGGTTATCAGGATTTACAGTAAGTGGAGGATGTTCACCAGTAGGAGTTCTTGGAGTTATTGGAACTACACAAAGTATCCCGACTGCACCAGCTTATTGTGGAGGGTCAACAACAGTTACTTATACAGTATCTGATAAATGTTACCAATCAACTAGACATTCAGCTACGTTTACTATTACACCAGCACCAGCTGTTAATGTGACAAGTGCACAAGACAGTTCAACTGGAGCATGTACCTATGCTAATCAAGATGCAGCCAATGCAGCATTCGCTACATGGTTATCAGGATTTACAGTAAGTGGAGGATGTTCACCATCAGGAAGCTTTGGAGAAGGAACACCTTCTGCACCAGCTTATTGTGGAGGAGCAACAACAGTTACTTATACAGTATCTGATAAATGTTACCAATCAACTTCTCATACAGCTACGTTTACTATTACACCAGCACCAGCAGTTAATGTGACAAGTGCACAAGACAGTTCAACTGGAGCTTGTACCTATGCTAATCAAGATGCAGCCAATGCAGCATTTGCTACATGGTTAGCAGGATTTACTGTAAGTGGAGGATGTTCACCATCAGGAAGCTTTGGAGAAGGAACACCTTCTGCACCAGCATATTGTGGAGGAGCAACAACAGTTACTTATACAGTATCTGATAAATGTTACCAATCAACTAGACATACAGCTACGTTTACTATTACACCAGCACCAGCTGTTAATGTGACAAGCGCACAAGACAGTACAACTGGAGCATGTTCTTATGCCAATCAAGATGCAGCCAATGCAGCATTCGCTACATGGTTAGCAGGATTTACAGTAAGTGGAGGATGTTCACCAATAGGAAGCTTTGGAGAAGGGACACCTTCTGCACCAGCTTATTGTGGAGGAGCAACAACAGTTACTTATACAGTATCTGATAAATGTTACCAAACTACTACACATTCAGCTACGTTTACTATTACACCAGCACCAGCTGTTAATGTGACAAGTGCACAAGATAGTGTAACGAGTGCATGTAATTATGCCAACCAAGATGCAGCCAATGCAGCATTCGCTACATGGTTATCAGGATTTACAGTAAGTGGAGGATGTTCACCGGTAGGAAGTTTTGGAGAAGGAACTCCACAAGCACCAGCTCATTGTGGAGGAGCAACAACAGTTACTTATACAGTATCTGATAAATGTTACCAAACTACAACTCATACAGCTACCTTTACTATTTCACAACCAGCGCCAGTTGTTATAAATGCAGCTAGTAATGTAACATATAGTTCTTGTGCTTATGCAAATCAAGATGCATTAAATGCTGCATTTAACACATGGTTAAATGGATTAAGTGTAAGTGGTGGGTGTTCGCCAGTTGGAACTGTTCAAGGGCATCCAACTGCACCATCATTATGTTCAGGAGGTTCAGTTTGTGTTACTTACAATGTAACAGATAAATGTTACTCAGGTTCAGTGACAATTAAATTTACTATTACACCAGCACCAGCAGTTAATGTGACAAGTGCACAAGACAGTTCAACTGGAGCATGTACCTATGCCAATCAAGATGCAGCCAATGCAGCATTCGCTACATGGTTATCAGGATTTACAGTAAGTGGAGGATGTTCACCAGTAGGAAGCTTTGGAGAAGGAACACCATCTGCACCAGCATATTGTGGAGGAGCAACAACAGTTACTTATACAGTATCTGATAAATGTTACCAAACCACTACTCATACAGCTACGTTTACTATTACACCAGCACCAGCAGTTAATGTGACAAGTGCACAAGACAGTTCAACTGGAGCTTGTACCTATGCTAATCAAGATGCAGCCAATGCAGCATTCGCTACATGGTTAGCAGGATTTACTGTAAGTGGAGGATGTTCACCATCAGGAAGCTTTGGAGAAGGAACACCTTCTGCACCAGCTTATTGTGGAGGAGCAACAACAGTTACTTATACAGTATCTGATAAATGTTACCAATCAACTTCTCATACAGCTACGTTTACTATTACACCAGCACCAGCTGTTAATGTGACAAGCGCACAAGACAGTACAACTGGAGCATGTTCTTATGCCAATCAAGATGCAGCTAATGCAGCATTCGCTACATGGTTATCAGGATTTACAGTAAGTGGAGGATGTTCACCAGTAGGAAGCTTTGGAGAAGGAACACCTTCTGCACCTGCATATTGTGGAGGAGCAACAACAGTTACTTATACAGTATCTGATAAATGTTACCAATCAACTACTCGTACAGCTACGTTTACTATTACACCAGCAACACCAGTTGTATTCAATTGTGGAACTAATGTAACAGTACCAGCATGTAGTACACAAGCTCAAGTTAATGCGGCATACGCTTCATTCTTAGCTTCAGTTACTGCAAGTGGAGGTTGTACTAATGGTTCGATTACAAACAATGCGCCAACAACAGCACCATCAGCGTGCGGAGGTTCAGTAAATGTTACTTGGACTTATAATGTAATTGGATGTGGTACATCTCAATCTTGTACTAAAACATTCACAGTTGCAGCTCCAGCACCAGTTGTTATCAACTGTGGTAATGTTGTAACTTTACCAGCATGTAGCACACAAGCGCAATTAAATGCTGCTTGGAGTGCATTCTTGGCTTCAACAACTGCTACAGGTGGATGTAATGGAGTATTAACAAGATCTGCATGTAGTGCACCTGCATTATGTGGAGGATATGTAGATGTTACTTGGACTTATACAGTAAGTACATGTGGACAACAATCAGGGTGTGGAAGCAACAGTAATTCAGTACACTGTACTAGAAGATTTACAGTTGCAGCACCAGCACCAGTAGCTATAAGCTGTGGAACTAATGTAACAGTACCAGCATGTAGCACACAAGCTGAAGTAACTGCAGCTTGGAATTCATTCTTAGCTTCAACGACAGCAACAGGAGGATGTAGCGGAGTACTGACAAACAATGGAACAACACCACCTTCATTATGTGGAGGTTATAAAGATGTTACTTGGACTTACACAGTAGGTTCTTGTGGTCAACAATCAGGATGTGGAAGTAGTAATACAGTATCATGTACTAAAAGATTTACTGTTTCAGCTCCAGCTCCAGTGGTATTCAATTGTGGAAATAATGTAACTGTACCTGCTTGTAGCACTCAATCTCAATTAGCAGCAGCATGGAATTCGTTCCTAACTTCAACAACTGCTTCAGGTGGATGTAATGGAGTATTAACTAGAACTCAAGCTACAATGCCATCATTGTGTGGAGGTTATGTTGATGTTACTTGGACTTATACAGTTGGTAGTTGTGGAACAACTGCAACTAGTTGTGGTGCTCCAGCTACAAGTTCTAATGGAGTGTATACTTGTACTAAGCGATTTACAGTTGCTGCGTCTTCTCCAGTTGTATTCAACTGTGGAACTGATGTAACCGTACTAGCTTGTAGTACAGCTGCACAAGTAACTACAGCTTGGAATGCATTCTTAGCTTCAACTACTGCAAGTGGTGGATGTAATGGAGTGTTAACAAGAAGTACTTGTACTATGCCATCAGCATGTGGCGGATATGTAGATGTAACTTGGACTTACACTGCAGGATCATGTGGAGGAACTCCTACTACACAATCATGTACTAAACGATTTACAGTTGCTGCACCATCGCAAGTGGTATTCAACTGTGGTAATAATGTAACAGTACCAGCATGTAGCACAGCTGCACAAGTAACTGCAGCTTGGAATTCATTCTTGTCTTCAACAACTGCTTCAGGTGGATGTAACGGAGTGTTAACAAGAAGTTCTTGTAGCGCACCTTCAACATGTGGAGGTTATGTTGATGTTACTTGGACTTATACTGTAAGTGTATGTGGACAACAATCAGGTTGTGGAAGCAGTAATACGAATTCAGTGTCATGCACTAAACGTTTCACAGTAGAAGCTGCACCAGCTGCAACTCTTAATTGTGGAAATAATGTAACTGTACCTTCTTGTAGCACTCAAGCTCAAGTGAATACTGCTTGGACTTCATTCTTAGCATCAACTACTGTAAGTGGTGGATGTAGTGCAGGAACATTGACAAACAATGCACCATCTACACCACCAGCAGCATGCGGAGGATATGTAGATGTTACTTGGACATACAGAACTAATAGTACTTGTGGACAAACAGTAACATGCGGTGGTCAAACTTCAACTACAGGAACACAAACTTGTACTAAACGTTTCACAGTACAAGCAGCAACACCTGCAACTCTAAACTGTGCAAGTGATGTAAGAGTTCCTTCTTGTAGTACTCAAGCACAAGTAAATGCAGCATGGGCTTCATTCTTGGCTTCAACTACTGTAAGCGGAGGATGTTCTACTGGAACATTAACAAACAATGCACCTTCAACACCACCAGCATCTTGTGGAGGATATGTAGATGTAACTTGGACTTACAGAACAAACAGTACTTGTGGTCAACCAGTAACATGTGGAGGTCAAACTTCAACTACAGGAACACAAACTTGTACTAAACGTTTCACAGTAGAAGCTGCAACAGCTGCAACTCTAAACTGTGCAAGCGATGTAACAGTACCATCTTGTAGTTCACAAGCACAAATAAATGCAGCATGGGCTTCATTCTTAGCTTCGACTACCGTAAGTGGTGGATGTTCTTCTGGAACATTGACAAACAATGCACCAGCTAATGCACCATCAGCATGCGGAGGATATGTAGATGTAACTTGGACCTACAGAACAAACAGTACTTGTAGTCAACCAGTAACATGTGGAGGTCAAACTTCAACTACAGGAACACAAACTTGTACTAAACGTTTCACAGTGGCCGCTGCACCAGCAGTAACATTCAACTGTGGTAATAATGTAACAGTACCATCATGTAGTACTCAAACTCAAGTTAATTGTGCATGGAATTCATTCTTAGCATCAACTACCGTAAGTGGAGGATGTAGCACTGGAACATTGACCAACAATGCGCCATCAACACCACCATCAGCTTGTGGAGGATATGTAGACGTGACTTGGACTTATACAGCAGGAAGTAGTGCATGTGGACAAACAATTACTTGTGGAGGTCAAACTACTACTGCTAGTACTTATACTTGTACTAAACGTTTCACAGTAGCCGCTGCACCAGCAGTGACTTTCAACTGTGGTAATAATGTAACAGTACCAGCATGTAGCACTCAAGCACAAGTAAATTGCGCATGGACATCATTCTTAGCTTCAACAACTGTAAGCGGTGGATGTAGTTCAGGAACTTTGACTAACAATGCACCATCTTGTGCACCATCAGCGTGTGGAGGATATGTAGATGTTACTTGGACTTACAGAACAAATAATACTTGTGGTCAAGCTATTACTTGTGGAGGACAAACATCACAAGCAACTGTTTATACTTGTACAAAACGATTTACAGTTGTTGCTGGAGGTGCTGTTGATGTAGCAGGACCATGTAATGTAAGTTACCCAGCTACTAACTATAGTAGTCAATATGCAGTTAATTGTGCATTTGCTAATTGGTTAGCTCAATTCACAACAGTAAGTTCAGGATGTGGAGCAACAGCAGTCTTCAGTGGAGATTGTAGAGTAGCACCAAGTTGGACATACGGTGGAACAGTGAGAGTGGTTTACAGTATTACAGGAAATTGTAATTCAGATAGCGTTTGTGCAACATTCACAATCACTAGAGGTTCAACTTGTGCTAAAGCTACAAATGATAACTTGACAACTACAATGACTGCTAAAGCTTATCCGAATCCATTTAGCAGTAGCTTCAACTTAGATGTAACAACATCAAGTGTTGATAAAGTAGCGGTGACTATTTATGATATGACTGGAAAATTAATCGAACAACGTGAGGTTAATGCAGATGAAGTATCAGGATTGCAAGTTGGAGAACGTTTCCCTGCTGGAGTATACAATGTAATTGTTTCTCAAGGAACTGAAGTTAAAACTTTAAGAGTAATTAAAAGATAA
- a CDS encoding TerC family protein, with amino-acid sequence MIVWIIFLATILLFLALDLGVFNKTPHIISSKEAGIWTLVWVVLSFAFSGVINWLYSTNYIANPTGIKPAVATIKYITGYLIELSLSIDNIFIIAVIFASFRIPQKYQHRVLFWGILGAIIFRGLMIYFGVVLINKFSWMTYLFGAFLLFTAFKMLFKGDEGEFEPKKSFVYRMISKVIPITSHTEKDHFFTKIDSINYATPLFVALLVIEVMDMLFALDSVPAILAITSDPFLVFSSNIFAILGLRSMYFFLANMLEKFSYLEYSLIAILSFVGIKMLIVEYYKFPEWVSLSFIALSLITGVAISVLKSSEEN; translated from the coding sequence ATGATTGTTTGGATCATTTTTTTAGCCACTATTTTATTATTTTTAGCATTAGATTTGGGAGTTTTTAATAAGACGCCACATATTATAAGCTCGAAAGAAGCAGGGATTTGGACTCTTGTTTGGGTTGTTCTTTCTTTTGCCTTTTCTGGCGTTATCAACTGGTTGTATAGCACTAACTACATTGCCAATCCAACAGGAATAAAACCTGCTGTAGCCACCATAAAATATATTACTGGTTATCTTATAGAATTGTCTTTAAGTATTGATAATATTTTTATTATAGCTGTAATTTTCGCTTCCTTTAGAATACCACAAAAATACCAACATCGTGTTTTGTTTTGGGGAATATTAGGCGCTATCATTTTCAGAGGATTAATGATATACTTTGGTGTTGTATTGATAAATAAATTTAGCTGGATGACTTATTTATTTGGAGCATTCTTACTCTTTACAGCTTTTAAAATGCTATTCAAAGGAGATGAAGGAGAGTTTGAACCAAAGAAGTCTTTTGTCTACAGAATGATTAGCAAAGTTATCCCTATAACAAGTCATACAGAGAAAGATCATTTTTTTACTAAAATCGATAGTATCAATTATGCAACACCTCTTTTTGTTGCTTTGTTAGTCATAGAAGTAATGGATATGCTTTTTGCTTTAGATAGCGTTCCGGCAATTTTAGCAATCACCTCTGATCCTTTTTTAGTATTTAGTTCTAATATTTTTGCTATCCTTGGTCTACGATCCATGTATTTCTTTTTGGCCAATATGCTAGAAAAATTTAGTTATTTAGAATACAGTTTAATAGCCATTTTATCATTTGTTGGCATCAAAATGCTGATTGTTGAATATTATAAATTTCCTGAATGGGTTTCGTTGAGTTTTATTGCCCTGTCGCTTATAACTGGAGTAGCTATTTCTGTTTTAAAATCATCTGAAGAAAACTAG